GTAGCTAGCTCTAAGACTCTAAAACTTCTTCTACGCTTCTACTTTGAAAGTAGGTTCTATACAAGAACTCAAAGCTCAAGAGGCGACAAGTTTGACAGTGAAACTCTGAATTGCTGTGAAAATAACTAAACctactttttgtttaaaaaaattatattttaaaccaACGTGCTTGAAAAGTGATGCCGTTTTAACTTTTAGATAATTTCGGAAATATACAATAAAGTTTgagatcgtttttttttttaattttaaagttattaattttaaaatgctgTACAACCCATACTAGGGATAATCCGAATATATCATTCAAATTTATATATGCAGCTGAATCAGGATTCATCCAGCATTTTCATGCATATATGAAGCTCATATTCGAATATTGTCGTTGGTCACctcaacttttttaattctgaataaaatataGCCCATTCAGTAAATTATTCTTCagtataaatgtatttttaatatattatctaaattaacttaaaaataatatatgtaattgTTTTCGGGGAATAATTTAAATGAACTAACACATGCACAAACcaagaaaatatacatataaaacaaaagatgttactcttatatacatatgcatgtatattttCGTTccttttctctcaaacacccaTTTAAGTTGCAAACGGCGAAAATTAAAATACCAGACACAATTTTGCAGCTTAACCTATAAATTAATACACCTAACCAATTAAAGAAAACAATGCACGTATAGAAATTTAGTAGTCTTAATATTATAGTAAATTCAATACTGCTACCGGCAGCACAGTCCATTTATTGGAATTATTATGCTTCGCTGCTGCCACTCGTAGCTAACATTGCGGCTGTGTTAGGCGGCCCAAAAGGCTGTGATGCGATGTCGAAATCAGGCGTATTTGCGACATTACCCTTCTGATGAAGTGTAGGTGGTGCTGGGAACGACGACGCTGATAGATTCATTAACGCTGGTTGCGGTTCGCTGTTTATTGTTGGCTCTGCTGCCTGAGCCACGTCTGACATCATAAACTCCTGCTGCCGcatgtgttgttgctgttgttcttCACGCAACTGTTGTGGGCTCTTAACATAATTGATCGGTATAATGCCAACATTTTGATAATCTATGCTGCTAGCCATTGCCCAACCAGTATTTAGCATGCCCAGCGTATTCTGTATCTCCTTCGGTGCAATTAATAACGGTTGATTGCATTTTATGGTCAACTCAGTGGAATTTCGTGCTTGGAAATCATACATTGCAATCGTCTCAATAGGATTCACCCATTTGGTCGGATTACGTGCTGCAATAGAGGAAAACCATGATACATAATTTCTATCATGCAGTTTTTATCTaatcttaaaaaatatgtttgcacaGATTTGTAATCATAAAAATTGAGACCGCGATAAGGTAGCTACTAGGGGCAATATAATAAAGCGTatacgtatgtaaataaataatattagcaTCGTGTGTCTcgtaaagtaaatgaaaatacacacatatatacatatatagatgagCACGTACCTTCTTCTTGTGCTGTATTTGTTACAGTGCCCAAGAGTTTCATTATAAGATAAGGTGCAGTGAATATAAAACTTATAAAGGCCAACACCGGCCATGGGGATTGACCTTTTCGTGGCAGTTTAGGGGCTTCGGATTGTTTTGACGAGTCGTTAAGAGCTTCAGCAAATGCCTGCTTGAACTTTTCAGTTGATGGATCCATGTCCGATAAGCGAAGCCAGTAAAGTATTCTAAAAAGAAGGAAAGTCATTTGAATTTGGTTTTGTTGAAGCATGAAGAAATCATCATTTTATAAATTCGTACTTCTTATATATCCATGTTAAACCACGAATTATTGCAAATGTTTGCCAAAACTGTGCGAATACACCGCGCAAGCGTCCAAAATTCGCTGCCACACCTAATATAGCGCGAAATGAACTGGTGATTGCGAAAAATGTGGAATCCAGCATAGCAGCAATATTTCCGATAGCAGAAACTAATGATTCAATACTCTCAAAGGCTGGTCGTGAGCTAGCCTCAGCTAATTGTATGAAACGCGACTCAGGATCCATGGGGTTCATGCCTCCCATGCCGAACCGATTGAACCCGCTGCCAAAATTACTACCGTAGCCACCATATGAACCAAATCCGCTACCGTAACCGCCGTACGAGCCAAAACCGTTACCGAAACTATTGTAGCCTGCATAACCACCGTATGCGCCAAAACCGCTGTTAGCACCATAGGCACCATTAGTTGGACCATAAGGTGACAGTGGCAGGGGTGGTGGTAAGGAACGAACATTACCAGCGAATGGTGTACGTAGTTGTGTGTCGATGCTTCCTCCCATTGTACCACCACCTCCGCTACCTGTCATTCCTGCTGGAGGTATTAGATTCGACTCAACCAGTACAGGGCTACGGAAATTATTGGTAGCACCCCCGTTGTCGACCATGACTTGTTGTTTAGAGCTTCCGTGGCAGTCAACTAATGTACACACTACTTGAACTTTGCTCCAAATTCACTACGCCTTTCTTATCGATTCACttctacttttatttaaaaatccagttttgTATTAAGTAATACGTATtcacatattttcttttaagcaCTAGCAACCCTTAAAGTTTTCTaagtaaaactattttttagtttgtaaattatacaaacataaatttaccaaaaatagatattaaaaacGCAGCGTATTATTCTACAAGTCGAATCGTATGACACAAGACGAATTCATCTACATTCGTTTTGGTATGACATTTGGCAAATTTTGAAAGACCGCAAACAGCCGTGGTGCTGCCAGTGaacaaaattagaattaaatgcTCGAGGGAAATAGAcaaatacataggtatgtatgcatacaatttttactatatatatgtatgtacatatttgtcttaattttttgatattttgcatGTTTGAAATATAtccaatatattattaaaatagatAATGTGTATGCAGTGATATCAGTATATGtccacagagaacgttaaatttaacgttctctgatgTCCAGTTCTCGCATTGGCACGAATGATATGTgaagaaaaacgtcaaaaaaccaattttgatAATGCtggtaattttagtttttgttgggGTTTTGTAAAGgattttttgtgcaaaataaatgaaggcagatataaattatttacataaattattcACCAAAGTCGATAGCTTAAATAGAAAAgcgaaaatgtataaaatacgTTTAACATTTAAAAGAAGATAAGTTCGTTGTAAAGTTTTGAAGGAACAAAATATACAACAGCGACCATTGGAGAAGCTCGCCGATAATAATCACACGGTCAACTAATAACGTTACATTATCGAAAAGGAGCCGACCATTGCGGAAAAAAGGTGCAAAAACTAGCTCACAGTCCCACAAATATAATTTGACACACTTCGAAAAATCGAGTAAAGCAGTAATTTTCAGTCGGAgaataacaaataaacaaaatggttGATCCATTTCTGGCAATGAATTACAATGTATTGGAAGTGATCTTCTCCTATTTGGATTTACGCGATTTGCGAAATTGCGCCTTAGTTTGCTGGAATTGGTATCACTTCTTGAACGATGAAATTTCAGAGGTGTGGAGAATGCATTGTTTGCGAAAGTTGCCACAAGAGGCAATCAAATCAGATTTGCTGACATCTTTAACGacatataaaaaaagattaCGCGCTTATTATCACGCCTGGAATCCAAACGATTGTTCACGTAATGTGTATATAAAACCTAATGGTTTTACATTACACCGGTAAGTGAAATAAACTAAGAACAAAGATTATATTTTAGTCTTTTGTTGTTCGTAGCAATCCCGTCGCTCAAAGCACAGATGCAGCACGTGGTAAAATCGGTTTTCGACAAGGACGTCATTCGTGGGAGGTGATATGGGAAGGACCGCTGGGCACGGTCGCTGTTATTGGCATCTCAACAAAGGAGGCGGCGTTACAATGTCATGGCTATGTTGCTCTACTAGGTTCAGACGATCAAAGTTGGGGCTGGAATTTAGTGGACAATTTGTTGCTGCATAATGGTGATGCGCAGGGCAATTATCCGCTGCTAAATAACCCACCAAAATATCAGgtatgttttgttttacatttatgATGTAGATAtggcaaataatttataatggatacttattttttttttattgaaggtCGGTGAGCGGATACGTGTCATACTTGATTGTGACGATAATACGTTATCCTTTGAAAAGAACAGTGAATTTTTAGGTATAGCGTTTAAAGGTAAGGGCCCAAGAGCGAAAAATTGTGTTACTTATGCAGTTTAcgacaaaattatatattaattttgatataaaattgCAGGTTTGCCAGATAAGAAGCTTTACCCCACAGTGTCTGCAGTATATGGCAATACGGAGGTGTCGATGGTGTATTTAGGACCGCCTTTAGATGGCTAAATGGCCTGTGTGTATTTCTACTAAATGGGTGTGGTAAAATAATTAGGGATGTGTGCACCTACATATAAGCAAATGGTATatatcttatattatatatgcccATACGTGTAAATGAGAAGGTTACATTTGAGTAGAGACAGTAATTtcaaaagtgaatattttatacttttccaaatgttaaaataagtaaaatatctgataattaattttcatacgtaaatacttacataaatatagCCGATCTATTTTAGCTTCAAAGCGTGATctaatataaaattatgttttatctTGAAATCGAACGACGCTAAATTTTTCACAACAGTTTTTCAATACACATCCCTAAGACGAGCTTACCACTTACGTTCAATcgcaaaaacgaaaattataaTCGTAACAACAGTAGaccttacaataacaaatacataGTTAACGTATaggatttgtaaaaattatcttTCTTTTAGACAAAACAcaaactcaaatttaaatgctcttaaaaaatcactaaCAAATCTTTAGTAATCAAAGAGATACTAAGATGTTTAAGaatgagaaaatgaaataatggcAACTCGTATGCAATACCTGCAGCgaaccattttatttattttataacaatttagaTGTACACAGTTTGTAATTAAACCCATTTTTTGAATAAGAATCAGTTACTTGATGTCAAACCAAAGATTTGCGGGGCAGGAAAAATACCTTCGTCCATTCATATCGTTGTCAACATTTACAAGCGTCATAAATGTTTTAACTGAGCATCTacaaattgttttgaaattatggcataaatacaaaattaattagtaaaaatgtaTGCACAGACATTCCGAAAACGTTAAGCCAATtccatttgcataaaaaaatatttaggcgCTTTTGTGCCtgaattgcatttaaatttaactGAAAACCTTTTATTTGTAGTCTTTCCAAATCATGACAAATGAAATGTCGCTAAATTTGAGTAAGAATTAAATTCgatattagttttttattggttttttttttcaacgaaaGACACCAAATACTTACCCCTGaaccaatgaaatttttttatactttagaTATGCGTTACAGTTTATACGTGCAATAACTAATATTTTACAGGCAGGGTTAAATAATTAAGATGCGTAAGATATAAATTAAGCGTTCAATACATACTTGTTTCACCAGCTTCcaacactactacaaaaaatttgGGGAAATGCTGCAGGTATGAAAGTTCTCGCCGGTTGGTCCAGTAGCACAGGTACGATTGTCGCCGGAACTTACATGTACCTCAGTTTATCACACATACTTATAGAACATTTATAAATCCTCATGAATAGCGCACCATTTCACATGCGCCTCATTGTATGTGCACCTTGCAATGTGACTTttcattttacatatatatttttactgaattgACTTCAAATAGTTGTCAGCAGATTCGAACTATagcttttacataaaaaattgttttaaacatTCAAACTTCGTATATtctttgtaattaaaaattatgtagGTCATTATTattaatgtatatttttaaattgacacTGTTAATTAATTTCATAAGTCCGACTAGTCCACGTATTCGGTTTGTGTTTTCGTGctgaatgtaaatataaatttagttaattttaagttaaataaagtATGAACGCGTAttttacacatatgtatacacattcAATTAATTCCTCCTTCCCTTATTCTTTCCCACAAAAACATACCATTAGGTTAAGCGAAAGAGTACATGTAAATatgcataagaaaaaaattaaaatcatatttgaacttcaaataaaaatgtgctATTTTATTAGTTACAtggatgtacttatatatgattatttttgaaagtGGTTTATTCGCTACTGTTCACTGGcacatcgtcatcatcatcaaatAAATCATCAAAATCATTGTAGAAGTCGGCGTGCACTTGCTTCT
The sequence above is drawn from the Anastrepha obliqua isolate idAnaObli1 chromosome 4, idAnaObli1_1.0, whole genome shotgun sequence genome and encodes:
- the LOC129245652 gene encoding peroxisomal membrane protein PEX13, coding for MVDNGGATNNFRSPVLVESNLIPPAGMTGSGGGGTMGGSIDTQLRTPFAGNVRSLPPPLPLSPYGPTNGAYGANSGFGAYGGYAGYNSFGNGFGSYGGYGSGFGSYGGYGSNFGSGFNRFGMGGMNPMDPESRFIQLAEASSRPAFESIESLVSAIGNIAAMLDSTFFAITSSFRAILGVAANFGRLRGVFAQFWQTFAIIRGLTWIYKKILYWLRLSDMDPSTEKFKQAFAEALNDSSKQSEAPKLPRKGQSPWPVLAFISFIFTAPYLIMKLLGTVTNTAQEEARNPTKWVNPIETIAMYDFQARNSTELTIKCNQPLLIAPKEIQNTLGMLNTGWAMASSIDYQNVGIIPINYVKSPQQLREEQQQQHMRQQEFMMSDVAQAAEPTINSEPQPALMNLSASSFPAPPTLHQKGNVANTPDFDIASQPFGPPNTAAMLATSGSSEA
- the LOC129245219 gene encoding F-box/SPRY domain-containing protein 1 — translated: MVDPFLAMNYNVLEVIFSYLDLRDLRNCALVCWNWYHFLNDEISEVWRMHCLRKLPQEAIKSDLLTSLTTYKKRLRAYYHAWNPNDCSRNVYIKPNGFTLHRNPVAQSTDAARGKIGFRQGRHSWEVIWEGPLGTVAVIGISTKEAALQCHGYVALLGSDDQSWGWNLVDNLLLHNGDAQGNYPLLNNPPKYQVGERIRVILDCDDNTLSFEKNSEFLGIAFKGLPDKKLYPTVSAVYGNTEVSMVYLGPPLDG